Genomic window (Diabrotica undecimpunctata isolate CICGRU chromosome 6, icDiaUnde3, whole genome shotgun sequence):
TAATGGCAGCATTTCCAGTTTAGCCATTTGTTTTTATCAGCATACCTTTAGCAAGATATAATTACAGTGGGAAACATTAATTATAGCTTATATCTTTTTCTTTCCAAATTCTTGTATGTGAAGATTATATTTCCTTATAATCCACACATATCATATAACACAGATAGTCcgtgcatctctttctaatgggccgggtttatcgaccacatgACCTTCCCTTCAGTTGTGTTTGGACTGGTAAGGTCACGTGAGCAATAAACCCCGCTCATCACAAAGCGgtgcagggactgctttgtgtCAGTTTTCTTTGTCTCAATCGGGCAACGGGCCTGTATTGTATTACGGTTCCACAAGTTATATTGACCTTTAACATATATCTTATATTATTAAGAAGAAGCAGACATTGCATATTCACAGGAACCATTATCTGTTGCTTTTTCTTCTCTTAATTTCTCCTTTTAAGTTCTAACTTTGGCAGTTAGCAGTCAATTAACCGACTGAAATAAATGGTCTTTTTTTTATAGTTGTTTTCTGTTCCTACACATTGTtctttttcattgctttttgcCCTTATATATTGTTAGTTCTGTTGCCAGTCAACATTTATGCTACTAGTCTAAATAAAAACATTCACATTTTTCAAATTACAAACTTCACATCATATCAATGTATAGACATCAAATTGTATAAGCAAACAACTCAGTAGGCAACTAGACTAAGGTCTAGACAAGCAGGAAAATAGTTACTGATTttagaaaaaaagaaatattacatTTAATGTAATACTAGAAATTCCTGATACAACTTGGAGTACatcagggggacaccatatcactGAAACTGTTCACTGctcttttggaatatatatgtaaaaggacAAAACTGActgacaagggcataaacataaatggagaaaagctAAGCcacctgaggtttgcagatgatattgtgctAATATCTGATAGGATaaatgaggccaaagaactttttaAATCGGCTCTACCCTTCCTCGCTAGAAGGaggactgaaaataaatatatctaaaacccagatgatgacaaatcttatagtcagcgaagatatatgcgtaggaacaagatccatagaccaggtaatggcctataaatacctaggtcacgaGATTCGCATacgaaaagataaccaaaccgttgagctacTCTGTCAGATAAGATTAACTTGGGTAGCCTTCAGCAAGTTGAACCAAATTTTCAAATTGTCCAACCagtgttttgccagtgttgactTAGCGGAAACTTTGACTATGATAAGGAGAACAGTGAAAAGGTCTATGCGGCTCAAAAGGGTGAtgtggagcgtgctatgttgggcatttCAATATGAGACGAGATCCCAAACCTCCAGCTACAATGAAGATCAGGAGGGAATGCTGTAGAGAgaatagcaacactgaaatggaactgggcagctGATGTAGCTTGAAAggcagataacagatggacaaagCAGATACTGGAATAGAGACTAAGAGATGATGCATACCGAAGCAGAGGTTTTCCACCAATATGTTGGACTGCTGATCTAAAATGttgccataggaattggatgcaagaggcacaaaaTCGAAACAGATGGAAAATCTATGACCAGCAGTGgacaagcgaagattgaatgatgaatacTTTAGGCCACAGCATTAATACTGCATCCTTCCCTTTCTTCTTCCTCttgtttttaaaatttctcaGAATCAAGTTACAAACTTTTTGATATTTACTATATAGTTTTTATACTCTATATTTCAACTAATATAATGTTAGCGTAGGCTTTATTGTAGGACTTGAAGCTAGGGATAAatttaaatcaattatttatattatttaaaattcaaattatgtGCAGGTGTATGTGTCATAAtttgttactttttaaaaaaataattaaaccgTATATTTCAGGGAATGTGTTGAAAACAAATATGCTATTATCTTtttgagaaaaacaaaaataataaaatttaccaACCATATATTTATCTTTTCCCATGGGTATAACATTAAATCCATTTCCAAATATTTTCAATTTACGGGCAGCTCTTATTAAATCATCTTTTGTAATTTCTTGATGGGTTTTACTTTGACCTCTAGCTTTAATTAATCTTGTTCTTAGCTCATCTAAACTTATTAGGCCTCCATTCTTTGCTGTTGTAGACAAACAGACTTCTACTATTTGTACTGCTAATTCATAATAAAAATCTCCTATTCCTAATACAGACCAGAAACCTTTGCCTGATGATAATGGATCTACTCCAATACTGGCACACATTTcctgaaaataaagattttactGGTAAGATCATTGATGactattaaacaaaaaataatatgttgATAACATATAAGTAAATggtagatattatatataataactcCAAAGAATAGAAAAGATACAGTATTCCTTCAAACAAAATTGGGGGATATATTATCTATGTATAATTATATACATACAGTAATCAACTACATGTACATCCATAAAGCTTTGATATAATATTTACAACAGCAGAACTTGACAAACTATGCTACGACAAacctataaaataatataatgataCAAAAGCATCATAGAACCTGTAGATATGGCTTTAGTCTATATTAAGAAGAAAATTTACATTTaagaaatttacaaataaaacatttatatacTAGTATAAAACACTTTTATGTAGTACTGAGAATTACAAGAAAGGCTTAATAATTTATTCGGAGGTACCATCATAGTATGATTAAAGTTAGAATGTATGATGGCTATGTAATGTTGAAGAATGAAGAAAAgactttaaacaatttaaatagttttatggAAGTGGATAGAGAACTTTCAATGAAAAACAAAATGGAGTTTTTATGGGAATGGTTAAAACTAGAACAGTTATAATGCTactaaaaaatattaagagaataGTATTTAAAGAACCTGGAATTGCTTCCTAAATTCTGGATTTTTTCttatttcatttttgtgtttAGTAGCAAAATCTTCTAGATTTGTCTTAAAAACTTCCATTTGCTTGGTCATTTGTCCAAACTGACCCTCTTGGATTTCATTTCCTTTGCCTCGGTATCGTTCCTGTTCtaatttttctttcctaattgcTCCTACACCTATTCCTCTCCGCATTTTGATTGAGTtctttttaaagtaaataaaattaaatcatctCTTATTTATATGTCACTGTCAGTGAAAATTTAAGGTTAGGTTTCCCCTGTTCTGCTCTTCTTCCTTTTTGGGTTATATCCCGCGAGGTAAATTATAACAACACTTTGTATTGGCCTTGTTTTTATGTTTTACATCCTTTTTATTTACTGTAATAGTGTGGCCTCATTGTAATTAATTTTTCAGTCATATATAGAAGAAATAGTCTTTTTTTAggtcattttattataaaaagttgaTTTATTAGTAAAAATATAGAACTTCATATTTAGAAGGAAAAACAAgcgtttttagtctttttattattaaaacttcaTTGGCTGCATTTTAAAACCAGTTGTtacgattttaatgaaattatttTTTGAACAATGTAAGTTGATGAATTTATTTTAAGTTATGGTTGACtgtaatcaataaaatgtataataaatgATTATTAAAATTAGTATATACAATACgcattttttcatatttaatattgtgtattagatttttatttagtttttgctTTTCTAGGTCAGTGGAGCTTTCCATACCAATTCTACACCTTTACACACGTTTACTGCTCATCAGGCAGCTGTTAAAGCTTTATCATGGTGCCCTTGGCAACCTCATATTTTAGCTAGCGGAGGTGGTACTGCAGATAGACATATACGGTTTTGGAACTGTAATACGGGAAGTTGCGTTAATTCTGTCGATACAAAGTCGCAGGTATGCAATTTATAATAACGTTATGCTATTGATTGATTACAATTAAAAGATTGCGATACAAGAAATAAGATACAAATACACTCCGGACGTATTTTCCTCGCAAACCGCATCACTAGTTTATATCAAAAGAGATTTTAATACTCCTAAGTCTGAGAGTTATCATTTAATATAAATTATGGCATCCGATCTTTAAAAATCCAAAacttatttacatatttatataaaaatataaagctgttttcacttgaagatcctttttTGTGGGGGATCATCCCACTCTAGGTTTCGTTTTACAGTTATtggtgtgacttcgctgttttCAGTACAtttctccattcttctctctctttgattgtcctttctatatttctaatttccatactccttaagtcttcttccacttgttgtctccatctcagtttagaTCTGCCTCTagttcttttacctggtggtatctttgtgtaattctttgtgcttttattactccaactatgttctcttgacccatcCATTTTTGTATTTCGCGATTCATCCATTATCTTGCATTCTCTTCATTTTTcctctttggtcccagtatttttctgataatcttcctctcaaaaactttcaattgctcttTTTCTCTCGCTGTTAATGTAAACctttctgcagcatatactactattggtcttatggtcgttttgtagattttcatttttgtgtttcgacttatcttatctctaaacatttttttatttctataaaatgctgtatttcccgcttgaattctGTTTAtatctacatttttatttcttctgttgactagtGCTCTCAAATATTCGAATAttgcatctattgtcagttctgtcatttgtgtcttctttttcttgcttacctcatgtattttgttttattttcatttattttcagtcctctcagtttggcttcgttttctatttcttggaaggttttctATAATGCccttttatctgttgctactGTGGTTATATCATATTAtgcatatcctattatttgtactgcattcttgtttatagttccttcgtttgacagctttttttattatcttgtttagtgatagaataaatagtaccgtTGAGAGCGCATCTTCTTATcttattatttctgttctttctcttTCGGTGTCTATTATTGCTTGGGAATCTCgcattgtcatttctatcattcttataatttAATTTGGTATATTACTCTCTTGTAAGTCTTGGATCATTTTTCTTCTGTTCAGTTTGTCAAACGCCTGTTTAAAGTCTAAGAAAAGGATATGTGTTTCTCCGTCGTACTCGTATGCTttctctatcacttgttttagcGTATGTATAGCTTCTATCGTGGAttttccttttctaaaaccgtactAAACTCATAATCTCCTATGCTTTGTTCTGTATATATTGTTAGTCTGTCTCTAATTataccagtcattactttatatgttacattcagtaaattaattgTTCGGTAGTTTTTGCATATTCTATTATTTCCAGAGAACaaatgggtagagcattttgagaacttattaacagagagaagagaaaggtttaaacagacaaatgaacaagtggaagtagaaggaagaatcgaaatatcaatagaaaaagtgaaagaagcagttaagggaatgaaattaaaaaaatctccaggccctgGCGGAATAcgtccagagttgattaggtatggatcatcaaaactatttgagatgatccgaaaattattcgaaagatgcttaaacgaagaagaagttccagaagaatggagacaatcgtatatctctccaatacacaagaaaggcacaaagatggatcctaaaaactatagagggatcgcagtgattgctactataggccgactatactccaAAGTACTACGAAACTTGATGGAAAATGACATTAAAGaaaaacaacccgaagaacaagcgggatttagggccggacgctccactatggataatattttcacattaaaaattgcaatggaaaaacgagtgcagagaaatagagaaactcatatagctttaatagatttggaaaaagcatatgacagtgtaccgatctcccaactatggatagaaatgggtaacttgaaaataaactcaattcttattaacgccactcaaaaatattacgaacaaaagtttgcaagaattaaaatgggacaagaaatcacctctccttttcaaaaaacaaagggactaagacaaggctgctgtctgtcacccaccttatttaaaatctatttggacagatccttagtgaaatgggtaaaaaaatgtagaaacatgggaataacggtggaagaaaacaagctatatacacttttctttgcggatgaccaggtagtaattgccgaagacagctacgatcttagctatatggtaagaaaactgcaagaagaatatgagatggcaggtctaaacatgaatatgacaaaatgcgaatatctctcagtgggaacagatgaaatatgtgacctagtcttggaagatgacaaaatcaaaggcgtgcaatcctgcaaatatttgggggtcatttataacaagaagggaaatagcgcagatgaaatcagggaaagaataaacaagggcagagcagcgacccgtgccttaaactctcttctctggcaaaaaacaattcgacgagaaaccaaaaaacacatttacggtagtatagtccaaagtattacattttacggttcggaagtatgggacgtcaccaaagctaatagaaacaaacttatgacgacagaaatgaaTTATTTCAGACGAAGCTGCgatagatcgaaactggagagagttagaaacgaacaaataagaaacgaaatgaaaatggagagaaatatcaatgatgacatagaaagaaaacaattaatctggttcggacatgttaaaagaatgccagagtacagatggccttgaagagtactggaatgaatccctcctgaaagaaaaaagagaggacgaccacggagaagttggcgcaacgatattgatgaagcaatggcggcaagagacttagaagaagcaactgcatatgacagaaaagatggaaattgggggcggagaagcggcgacagccgtaataaatccgttattatttattattatattattgtttcCTTGTTTTGAGATTGTCTCTATAATTCCGTTCTTCCATTATTTGCAATATCTATCTTGTATTGTTTTAACTGTGTCGCTAATTCTTCTATTTACATATTTGTCAATGCtatataaagaatatatttttttcaggTTTGCGCTTTATTGTGGTCGACAAGTTATAAAGAATTAATTTCTGGACATGGATTTGCTAATAACGAAATTGTTATTTGGAAGTACCCCGGGATGACAAAAATAGCTGAGCTTACTGGGCACACAGCAAGAGTATTACATCTGGCTATGTCGCCAGATGGTACTACCATACTTTCTGCTGGAGCTGATGAAACTTTAAGATTATGGAAATGTTTCCCAAAGACTACTATTAAAAGCAAAGATATTGACAAACTCAAGACAAAGCCTAGTGCACTTAAACAATGCATTAgataattccattttattttagGTAATCGATTGTGACTGATAGTTTTATGATTTACTATTACGTTTAGTTTAcctctttaaataaatatttttcaaatatgtTTGTACATTCTtattaaaatttacttaattttattgatttttcaattttaaactaACTTTTAATCCTGTAGAAGCTAACCTTAAATTTTTCATTGCTTTCTGAAGGTAAAATTGCTGGTGTCAAAATATGAAAAACGTACTTTCATAATTTACTTAAATTCACGAATTTCTATCTAACTCATCCAAGCATTTCTTTCCTCCTCTGCTGCTCTCCTTCAGTTATCCCCCCCCCTAATATCTCTAGCATCGGTTCTCACTTCGTCTCTCCACCTCTTCCTTGGTCTTCCCATTACCCGAAGTCCCACCACAGTTCCACTAACAGTTTTACCAGgtgttttgttattatttattatccATTATAAGGTGACCTGCCCAGCGCAATCTTTGTAATTTTGTATAATTTGCTATAAAGGGTTTTTGTAATGTTGATATATCTCGTGGTTGAACCTTATTTTCCACTTACCATTGTCGCTATTGGGTTCCAATATCTTTCTTTCAAAAGTATTAAtaaggtttattgttttttctgtcatGATCCATGTTTCTTCGTCACATGTGGCTATTGCTTGTATgatggttttatatattttgaactttACTTGCCTATGGATGGCTTTGGATCCAAACACCTGCGATAGAGAGAAGTATGCATCATCCTTCTCTGTATTTCCTCCACGCTGCCATACTTAGTTATATGTACTC
Coding sequences:
- the lsn gene encoding vacuolar-sorting protein SNF8, whose translation is MRRGIGVGAIRKEKLEQERYRGKGNEIQEGQFGQMTKQMEVFKTNLEDFATKHKNEIRKNPEFRKQFQEMCASIGVDPLSSGKGFWSVLGIGDFYYELAVQIVEVCLSTTAKNGGLISLDELRTRLIKARGQSKTHQEITKDDLIRAARKLKIFGNGFNVIPMGKDKYMVQSVPGELNMDHSVLLQQAEKNKACVSASHLINELNWERQRAEKALEHMINQGLAWIDSQLPEEPQYYFPSLYTACINSNA